A window of the Synechococcus sp. JA-3-3Ab genome harbors these coding sequences:
- the hisA gene encoding 1-(5-phosphoribosyl)-5-[(5-phosphoribosylamino)methylideneamino]imidazole-4-carboxamide isomerase, which translates to MPHASAFLEVIPAIDLLQGRAVRLYQGDYAQAEQVAADPVQQAEIWATQGAPRLHVVDLDGAKSGDPVNLPIIADIVRKLAIPVQVGGGIRSLERARQLLDLGVERVIVGTVAVEDPALLEAMTQALPGRIWVGIDARQGQVATRGWLSTTPLAATELVQRVQAQGAAGIIYTDIGRDGTLAGPNLEQLRQILAVSRLPVIASGGIGSLTDLLALLSLPGLAGAILGKALYSGAISLPEALRAVGPGRWQDLPPETGSRWA; encoded by the coding sequence ATGCCTCACGCCAGTGCCTTTCTCGAGGTGATCCCCGCCATCGACCTTTTACAAGGCCGCGCCGTGCGTCTTTACCAAGGCGATTACGCCCAAGCCGAGCAGGTGGCCGCCGACCCCGTCCAGCAGGCAGAAATCTGGGCCACCCAAGGGGCGCCTCGCCTGCATGTGGTGGATCTGGACGGGGCCAAAAGCGGGGATCCGGTTAACCTGCCCATCATTGCAGACATTGTCCGCAAACTGGCCATCCCGGTACAGGTGGGGGGTGGGATCCGATCCCTGGAGCGGGCGCGGCAGTTGCTGGACTTGGGGGTGGAGCGGGTGATCGTCGGCACGGTGGCTGTAGAGGATCCCGCCCTGCTGGAGGCCATGACCCAGGCTTTGCCGGGACGCATCTGGGTGGGGATCGACGCCCGCCAAGGTCAGGTAGCCACCCGCGGCTGGCTGAGCACCACTCCCCTAGCCGCCACCGAGCTGGTGCAACGGGTCCAAGCCCAAGGGGCTGCCGGGATCATCTACACCGACATTGGCCGGGACGGCACCCTGGCCGGCCCCAACCTAGAGCAGTTGCGCCAGATCCTGGCTGTCTCCCGCCTGCCGGTTATCGCTTCCGGGGGGATTGGCTCGCTCACCGATTTGCTTGCCCTGCTGAGCTTGCCGGGTTTGGCCGGAGCCATTCTGGGCAAGGCCCTCTACTCAGGAGCTATCTCCCTGCCAGAGGCGTTGCGCGCCGTGGGGCCGGGCCGCTGGCAAGATCTGCCGCCAGAAACTGGATCCCGGTGGGCCTAG
- a CDS encoding M20 metallopeptidase family protein yields MEVPALRPAVQALQPELVTWRRHLHKYPELGFQEKQTAAYISHRLRSWGIPHQTGIAHTGIVATIAGEEPGPVLALRADMDALPIHEANEVEYRSAIPNVMHACGHDGHTAIALGTAKLLQQHRQSLRGTVKVIFQPAEEGPGGAKPMVEAGVLKNPDVEAILGLHLWNNRPLGTIGVKSGPSMAFADRFQIEVIGRGGHAALPQQTVDAIVVGSHIVSALQTIVSRNVDPLQPAVVTVGRFRAGDTFNVIAPRAEIWGTVRSFQPEVRDLLARRIEEIVAGICQAYGATYEFQYERGYPAVHNDPAMAALVEQAARQLFGSEAAIIPEMTMGGEDVSFFLNEVPGCYFFLGSANPAKGLDYPHHHPRFDFDEAALGIGVELFLRCIENYTGKTLD; encoded by the coding sequence ATGGAAGTTCCCGCCCTTCGCCCTGCCGTTCAAGCCTTACAGCCGGAGTTGGTGACCTGGCGCCGCCACCTGCACAAGTATCCAGAGCTGGGTTTCCAGGAGAAGCAAACCGCCGCCTACATCAGCCACCGCCTGAGAAGTTGGGGGATCCCGCACCAGACCGGCATCGCCCACACCGGCATTGTGGCCACCATCGCGGGAGAAGAGCCAGGGCCGGTTTTGGCGCTGCGGGCCGACATGGATGCCCTACCCATTCACGAGGCCAACGAGGTCGAATACCGTTCCGCCATCCCCAACGTTATGCACGCCTGCGGCCATGATGGCCACACGGCCATTGCCCTGGGCACCGCCAAGCTGCTGCAGCAGCACCGCCAAAGCCTCAGAGGCACCGTCAAAGTTATTTTCCAGCCTGCTGAAGAAGGCCCCGGCGGAGCCAAGCCAATGGTGGAAGCGGGGGTGCTGAAGAACCCAGATGTAGAAGCCATCCTCGGCTTACACCTGTGGAACAACCGACCTCTGGGCACCATTGGCGTCAAAAGCGGCCCCTCGATGGCCTTTGCCGATCGCTTTCAAATCGAGGTCATTGGGCGCGGTGGCCATGCCGCTCTTCCTCAGCAGACGGTGGACGCCATTGTGGTGGGATCCCACATTGTGAGCGCTTTGCAGACCATCGTCTCCCGCAACGTGGATCCGCTGCAGCCGGCGGTGGTGACGGTGGGCCGCTTCCGGGCCGGCGACACCTTCAATGTCATTGCTCCCCGGGCAGAAATTTGGGGCACCGTGCGCAGCTTTCAGCCGGAAGTGCGGGATTTGCTTGCAAGACGTATAGAAGAAATCGTGGCCGGCATTTGCCAAGCCTATGGGGCCACCTACGAGTTCCAGTACGAGCGGGGCTATCCGGCGGTTCACAATGACCCGGCCATGGCAGCCCTGGTAGAACAAGCCGCCCGCCAGCTGTTCGGTTCAGAAGCGGCGATTATTCCAGAGATGACCATGGGCGGCGAGGACGTCTCGTTTTTCCTCAACGAGGTGCCCGGCTGCTACTTTTTCCTGGGATCCGCCAACCCTGCCAAAGGGCTAGATTATCCCCATCACCATCCCCGCTTTGACTTTGACGAAGCTGCCCTCGGCATTGGGGTAGAGCTGTTCTTGCGCTGCATTGAAAACTACACTGGAAAGACTTTGGATTAA
- a CDS encoding ATP-binding protein: protein MTKKTVGIAQSLDNGHYPKAVFSSDEEAPEVIGTVKGPGETSNQYVFITSNTQAVRVGDFVYYEVQDTQSQTLKILGKIRQVQLLDHIPDRIFADTEIDPSTIVALVGFTHPNPEIYAVTVEVIGYFHRAMGFINPRRPPDPGAKVFLASNRLLKSILNKRDETAVGGAHLGSLLLRDEGAVPVVLDVKEMVSTHLAILAGTGSGKSYTAGVLIEELMLPKNRAAVLIFDPHGEYHTLAEMQSHPKFLGEDGYRPKVKVLSPQEIKIRVSSLNFFDILTLLPETTDRQKSFLEKAFRKVTQFNPLRWTIRDLIDTVNEEDSAEDGSRGSSAAALEWKLEQIDRSPYFSNVEHLAPKDLFEPGQVTILQMHEISQEEQQVIAAAILRQANYARINTHKGKIQPGDENYLPYPVFILLEEAHRFAPAHEPSRCKQVLRTILSEGRKFGLGVGLITQRPGKLDSDILSQCMSQFLMRIVNPSDQENLRHSVEAAGRDLLQELPALSKGQVIVSGVCVNTPVLCKVRQRYTQHGGETLDILGLWQNHFQPHRRQDRVAQSAPLRPRSQPQVVEGLSID from the coding sequence ATGACCAAAAAAACTGTAGGGATCGCCCAGTCTCTTGACAATGGACACTATCCAAAAGCTGTCTTCTCCTCCGATGAAGAGGCCCCAGAAGTAATCGGCACTGTCAAGGGCCCCGGTGAAACCTCCAACCAGTATGTTTTTATCACCTCCAATACCCAAGCTGTAAGAGTAGGCGATTTTGTCTACTATGAGGTTCAGGATACCCAGTCCCAAACCCTGAAAATTCTCGGCAAGATCAGGCAAGTCCAGCTCTTGGATCACATTCCCGATCGCATCTTTGCCGACACCGAGATCGATCCCAGCACCATTGTGGCTTTGGTGGGCTTTACCCACCCCAACCCGGAAATCTACGCAGTTACCGTCGAGGTCATCGGCTATTTTCACCGCGCCATGGGCTTTATTAACCCCCGTCGCCCTCCGGATCCCGGTGCCAAAGTCTTTTTGGCCTCCAATCGTCTGCTGAAATCGATTTTGAACAAACGAGATGAAACAGCCGTTGGGGGCGCTCACTTGGGCAGCCTGTTGTTGCGCGACGAGGGAGCGGTGCCCGTGGTGCTGGATGTCAAGGAAATGGTTAGCACCCATCTGGCTATTTTGGCGGGGACGGGATCCGGAAAATCCTACACGGCGGGGGTCTTGATTGAAGAGCTGATGTTGCCCAAAAACCGGGCTGCTGTTCTCATTTTTGATCCCCATGGGGAATACCATACACTGGCAGAGATGCAGTCCCACCCCAAGTTTTTGGGCGAAGACGGCTACCGCCCTAAGGTTAAGGTTCTCTCCCCACAGGAAATCAAGATCCGCGTGTCTTCTCTCAACTTTTTCGATATCCTTACCCTCTTGCCAGAGACCACCGACCGGCAGAAATCTTTCCTAGAGAAAGCTTTCCGCAAGGTTACCCAGTTCAATCCACTACGTTGGACAATTCGGGATCTGATCGACACCGTCAACGAAGAAGATTCGGCAGAGGACGGATCCCGGGGATCCTCAGCCGCTGCTTTGGAGTGGAAGCTAGAGCAGATCGATCGCTCTCCCTACTTTAGCAATGTGGAACACCTGGCCCCCAAGGATTTGTTTGAGCCAGGGCAGGTAACCATTTTGCAGATGCACGAGATTAGCCAGGAAGAGCAGCAAGTCATTGCCGCCGCCATCCTGCGCCAGGCCAATTACGCCCGCATTAACACCCATAAAGGCAAGATCCAACCGGGGGATGAAAATTACCTGCCCTATCCTGTTTTTATCTTGTTGGAAGAGGCCCATCGCTTTGCCCCTGCCCACGAGCCCTCCCGCTGCAAGCAGGTGTTGCGCACCATTCTCAGCGAAGGGCGGAAGTTTGGCTTAGGAGTAGGTCTAATCACGCAACGCCCCGGCAAGCTGGACTCGGACATTCTATCGCAATGCATGAGCCAATTTTTGATGCGAATTGTCAACCCTTCCGATCAAGAAAATCTGCGCCACAGTGTTGAGGCTGCCGGACGGGATTTGTTACAGGAATTGCCGGCTTTGAGCAAGGGTCAGGTGATTGTCTCCGGCGTGTGTGTCAATACCCCTGTTCTGTGTAAAGTACGGCAGCGCTACACCCAGCATGGTGGCGAAACACTTGATATCCTCGGCTTGTGGCAAAATCACTTTCAGCCCCACCGACGACAGGATCGCGTAGCCCAATCTGCCCCTCTCAGGCCACGTTCTCAGCCTCAGGTGGTCGAGGGATTGAGCATTGACTAG
- a CDS encoding DNA double-strand break repair nuclease NurA: MVFRADRVLAVLQQKREAFVTFDQGLSERREGYRQAMERLCQWSSAEIAEKIAPLDFPGALPTQEWDLYSSWSVPFEQAWTSHEESDEWARSIIKNISTFAVDGSQIYPSKDLSIPVALVQIGWYENHHCAQGLYEKDIQVDVLTPKDLGSDSSGEPKERVVNMRRFQMETEKLVEYIRGAQPGSRKLAFLDGALVATFAEALEPESRDFYVQCLLQVLRASEQNQIPVVAYIDTTYTSDLVTLLRHCFDLPEAPQLHDAQLLSPWLEWGERTPFFICARGGSLNPQDGILNSYQEMRERVGFVYLRTNDNFPARLEIPVWVYEAGLLDWVVDLVRCEVIIGRGYPYVLETADQIAVIRNEDRNLFLRLMQDWASREKLNLRLSRKTVSKLQRRRVR, translated from the coding sequence ATGGTATTTAGAGCTGACCGGGTTCTGGCAGTATTGCAGCAAAAGCGGGAGGCTTTCGTCACTTTTGATCAAGGGCTATCGGAGCGCAGAGAGGGATATCGGCAGGCCATGGAAAGATTGTGCCAGTGGTCGAGCGCAGAGATTGCCGAAAAAATAGCGCCCTTGGACTTTCCGGGTGCTCTACCTACTCAAGAGTGGGATCTTTACTCCAGTTGGTCAGTTCCTTTTGAACAGGCATGGACTAGCCATGAGGAAAGCGATGAATGGGCAAGGTCGATTATTAAAAATATTTCCACCTTTGCAGTAGATGGATCCCAAATCTATCCCAGCAAGGATCTGTCAATTCCGGTGGCCTTGGTGCAGATCGGCTGGTATGAGAATCATCACTGTGCCCAAGGCCTGTACGAAAAAGATATTCAAGTCGATGTACTGACTCCAAAGGATTTGGGATCCGATAGCAGCGGCGAGCCCAAAGAGCGCGTCGTCAACATGCGTCGCTTCCAAATGGAAACAGAAAAGCTGGTGGAATATATCCGGGGAGCTCAGCCTGGATCCCGAAAGTTGGCCTTTTTAGATGGGGCTCTGGTGGCTACCTTTGCGGAAGCCCTTGAGCCAGAAAGCCGAGATTTCTACGTACAATGTTTACTCCAGGTGCTGCGGGCCAGCGAGCAAAACCAGATCCCTGTTGTGGCCTACATCGACACTACCTATACCTCAGATCTGGTGACATTGCTGCGGCATTGCTTCGATCTTCCTGAAGCTCCTCAGCTTCACGATGCCCAACTCCTCAGCCCGTGGCTGGAGTGGGGGGAGCGCACCCCTTTTTTTATCTGTGCTCGCGGCGGCAGCCTTAACCCTCAAGATGGGATCCTCAACTCTTACCAAGAAATGCGAGAGCGAGTGGGATTTGTTTATTTGCGCACCAACGACAACTTTCCGGCCCGGCTGGAGATACCGGTTTGGGTTTACGAGGCAGGACTTTTGGACTGGGTCGTGGATCTGGTGCGCTGCGAGGTCATCATTGGTAGAGGCTATCCCTATGTGTTAGAGACAGCCGATCAAATAGCCGTTATTCGCAATGAGGATCGCAACCTTTTCCTGCGCCTGATGCAAGATTGGGCAAGCCGCGAGAAGCTCAACCTCAGGTTATCTCGGAAAACGGTGAGTAAACTGCAGCGGAGGCGAGTCCGATGA